The Deinococcus misasensis DSM 22328 genome has a window encoding:
- a CDS encoding ABC transporter ATP-binding protein, translated as MNALELHHLSKVFDSGSKKVHAVSDVNLNLRKKEVIALVGESGSGKSTIARLITRLHAPTSGQLTIDGQAISQRPSGKELKHLRQRVQMIFQDPFGSINPLHSIGFTVGRPMEIHGLARGKARDQRVAELLDRVGLNPGHEVARKLPHELSGGQRQRVGIARALAANPSILLADEPTSMLDVSIRLDIMNLLLDLRDQEGLSILFITHDLAGARYMSDRVAVMYAGHIVEVGPTDQVINHPAHPYTLLLRSAAPKPEESLRPEKIDSRGDIPSLAALPQGCPFAPRCPFATPECTSALPAFQKVGTEHEVRCIHPQTSKELTHA; from the coding sequence ATGAATGCGCTGGAACTGCACCACCTCAGCAAAGTCTTTGATTCAGGCTCCAAAAAAGTCCATGCCGTCAGCGATGTGAACCTGAACCTCCGCAAAAAAGAAGTGATTGCTCTGGTCGGCGAGTCCGGCTCTGGAAAATCCACCATTGCCAGACTGATCACCCGGCTGCACGCCCCCACTTCGGGTCAACTCACCATCGATGGGCAGGCCATCAGTCAGCGGCCCTCTGGAAAAGAACTCAAACACCTGCGCCAGAGGGTGCAGATGATCTTTCAGGACCCGTTTGGCAGCATCAATCCCCTGCACAGCATCGGATTCACAGTGGGCCGTCCGATGGAAATCCACGGTCTGGCCAGAGGCAAAGCCCGTGACCAGCGGGTGGCAGAGCTTCTGGACCGCGTGGGCCTGAACCCCGGTCATGAAGTGGCCCGCAAGCTGCCCCACGAACTCTCAGGAGGGCAGAGACAACGGGTGGGGATTGCCCGTGCTCTGGCTGCCAATCCTTCCATCCTCTTGGCCGATGAGCCCACCTCCATGCTGGACGTGTCTATTCGGCTGGACATCATGAATTTGCTGCTGGATTTGCGCGATCAGGAAGGGCTGTCGATCCTGTTCATCACGCACGATCTGGCCGGAGCCCGTTACATGAGTGACCGCGTGGCGGTGATGTATGCCGGGCACATCGTGGAGGTGGGACCCACCGATCAGGTGATCAACCATCCTGCACACCCTTATACCCTGCTCTTGCGTTCTGCTGCACCCAAACCCGAAGAAAGCCTGCGCCCAGAGAAAATCGATTCCAGAGGGGACATTCCCAGTCTGGCTGCCCTGCCACAAGGTTGCCCTTTCGCACCACGTTGCCCTTTCGCCACCCCGGAGTGCACATCTGCCCTGCCCGCCTTTCAGAAGGTCGGAACCGAACACGAAGTGCGCTGCATCCATCCTCAAACCTCCAAGGAGTTGACCCATGCTTGA
- a CDS encoding dipeptide/oligopeptide/nickel ABC transporter permease/ATP-binding protein — translation MGLLKALWSEPRARIGLIVFLLMALIGLLAPVLTQHSPVEMSFQPWLKPGGAHPMGTTGLGQDVYTQFLYGTRLSLTLALVTGFLVALISTVVGLTAAFYGGLADEIISFFTNVVLVLPALPLIIVIAAYIKVGGFWPVVLVVSLTGWAWGARVLRAQALTLRERDFVHAAIASGETPARVILTHLIPNMSGLIAANFFGAAVYAILTATGLEFLGLGDVSLISWGTMLYWAGSEQAMLHDAWLRIAAPGLGIALLGTAFALLNFGIDSISNPRLRLQAPVRKKPRPVQPEPLRAQKNLVSAQNVTVQYDTSRGAVTAVTQANLDIKAGEFIGLAGESGCGKSTLAFAMTRLLRAPGFVSEGAVYLDQKNLLDLDEDALRKVRWKDFSLVFQASMNVLNPVLTVREQIYDALKAHGMTDTGALQKRALELFEIINIRPQFLDSYPHQLSGGMRQRVVIAIALALQPKVIVMDEPTTALDVVVQRSLLQEIAELRQKMDISIIFITHDLSLLVEMSDRIVIMYAGQVVEEARASDIYSKPRHPYTRLLMSTFPPISGPKERRHGIPGRPPVLTASSRGCPFADRCPSVIPGVCTETNPNLLEVQKGHKVACHLEVPNLSGVKA, via the coding sequence ATGGGTCTCCTGAAAGCTTTGTGGTCTGAACCCCGTGCCCGAATTGGCCTGATTGTGTTTTTGCTGATGGCCCTGATTGGGCTTCTCGCTCCGGTCTTGACCCAGCACAGCCCTGTGGAAATGTCTTTCCAGCCGTGGCTCAAACCGGGCGGTGCACACCCGATGGGCACCACCGGGCTCGGGCAGGACGTGTACACGCAGTTTCTGTACGGCACCCGTTTGTCCCTGACGCTGGCTCTGGTGACCGGGTTTCTGGTGGCCCTCATCAGCACGGTGGTCGGTCTGACCGCAGCTTTTTATGGCGGTCTGGCCGATGAAATCATCAGCTTTTTCACCAACGTGGTGCTGGTTTTGCCTGCCCTGCCCCTGATCATCGTGATTGCCGCCTACATCAAAGTGGGGGGCTTCTGGCCGGTGGTGCTGGTGGTTTCCCTGACCGGATGGGCGTGGGGCGCTCGGGTCTTGCGTGCACAGGCCCTGACCTTGCGCGAACGGGATTTTGTGCATGCTGCGATTGCCTCTGGCGAAACCCCGGCCAGAGTGATCCTGACCCACCTGATCCCCAACATGAGTGGTCTGATCGCTGCCAACTTTTTTGGGGCTGCGGTGTACGCCATTTTGACCGCCACAGGGCTGGAATTCCTCGGGCTGGGGGATGTCTCCCTGATCAGTTGGGGCACCATGCTGTACTGGGCAGGCAGCGAGCAGGCCATGCTGCACGATGCATGGCTGAGGATTGCTGCGCCGGGTCTGGGAATTGCCCTGCTCGGGACGGCTTTTGCCCTGCTGAACTTCGGCATCGATTCGATTTCCAATCCGCGCCTCAGGCTGCAAGCCCCGGTGCGCAAGAAGCCACGTCCGGTTCAACCCGAGCCTCTGCGTGCCCAGAAAAATCTGGTGAGCGCCCAGAACGTGACCGTGCAGTACGACACCTCCAGAGGGGCCGTAACGGCTGTAACACAGGCCAATCTGGACATCAAAGCCGGAGAATTCATCGGACTGGCCGGAGAATCTGGCTGTGGGAAGTCCACGCTGGCTTTTGCCATGACCCGTCTTTTGCGTGCTCCCGGTTTTGTGTCCGAGGGGGCGGTGTATCTGGACCAGAAGAACCTGCTGGATCTGGATGAAGACGCCCTCCGCAAAGTGCGCTGGAAAGATTTCTCGCTGGTCTTTCAGGCTTCCATGAACGTGCTGAACCCAGTGCTGACCGTGCGTGAGCAGATTTATGATGCCCTGAAAGCCCACGGCATGACCGACACTGGAGCTTTGCAGAAACGGGCTCTGGAACTGTTCGAGATCATCAACATCCGGCCCCAGTTTCTGGACAGTTATCCGCACCAGTTGTCCGGTGGGATGCGCCAGAGGGTGGTGATCGCCATTGCACTGGCTTTGCAGCCCAAAGTGATCGTGATGGACGAACCGACCACCGCTCTGGATGTGGTGGTGCAGCGCTCCTTGCTGCAAGAGATTGCTGAGCTGCGCCAGAAAATGGACATCTCCATCATTTTCATCACCCACGATTTGTCTCTCTTGGTCGAGATGTCCGACCGCATTGTGATCATGTACGCCGGACAGGTGGTGGAAGAAGCCAGAGCCTCTGACATCTACAGCAAACCCCGCCATCCTTACACCCGTCTGCTGATGTCCACCTTCCCACCGATCTCTGGGCCGAAAGAGCGCAGACACGGCATTCCTGGCAGACCTCCGGTGCTGACCGCCAGTTCCAGAGGATGCCCCTTTGCAGACCGCTGCCCGAGTGTGATTCCCGGCGTGTGCACCGAAACCAACCCCAACCTGCTGGAAGTGCAGAAAGGCCACAAGGTCGCCTGCCATCTGGAAGTCCCCAACCTGAGCGGGGTGAAAGCATGA
- a CDS encoding ABC transporter permease, which yields MKFFIRRLTFFLLTLWAALTLNFFLPRLVPGNPIGAMLAQAQGRLNPEAVHALKLAYGFSDHPEPLYVQYFQYLGKLLHGDFGRSISQFPMNVSDVIAGSAPWTIGLVGISTVISFVLGSLIGLWTAWKRGNKLADLMVPLGLFLNSMPYFWFALICLYVFAYLLDWFPLSGGYESSTSPQDGWPYYQSVIKHGFLPAFTIVVTGIGGWLVTMRNNAVSVLNEDYVTFAEAKGLTPSRIKNQYVARNAILPSLTGFGMALGFVVGGSIVTEIVFSYPGIGRLLYQAVTALDYPLMQGIFLFITAAVLIANLLVEIGYVFLDPRVRGGK from the coding sequence ATGAAATTCTTCATCCGCCGCCTGACTTTTTTTCTGCTGACCCTGTGGGCTGCCCTGACCTTGAATTTCTTCCTGCCCAGACTGGTGCCCGGCAACCCCATCGGGGCGATGCTGGCACAGGCACAGGGCAGGTTGAATCCAGAGGCCGTTCACGCCCTGAAACTGGCGTATGGGTTCAGCGACCATCCAGAGCCGCTTTATGTGCAGTATTTCCAGTACCTCGGGAAATTGCTGCATGGGGATTTTGGCCGTTCGATCAGCCAGTTTCCCATGAATGTCAGTGATGTGATTGCTGGATCAGCCCCGTGGACCATTGGTCTGGTGGGGATTTCCACGGTCATTTCTTTTGTGCTGGGCAGTTTGATTGGCCTGTGGACCGCATGGAAACGGGGAAACAAACTGGCCGACCTGATGGTTCCTTTGGGGCTGTTTTTGAACAGCATGCCCTACTTCTGGTTTGCCCTGATCTGCCTTTACGTGTTCGCTTACCTGCTGGACTGGTTTCCCCTCAGTGGAGGGTACGAGAGCAGCACCTCCCCGCAAGACGGCTGGCCTTATTACCAGAGCGTCATCAAGCACGGCTTTTTGCCAGCCTTCACCATTGTGGTGACGGGGATTGGGGGATGGCTGGTGACCATGCGCAACAATGCCGTTTCCGTGCTGAACGAGGATTACGTGACTTTTGCTGAAGCCAAGGGCCTGACCCCTTCACGCATCAAAAACCAGTACGTGGCCCGCAACGCCATTTTGCCCAGCCTGACCGGATTCGGAATGGCTCTGGGGTTCGTGGTGGGGGGGTCCATCGTCACAGAAATTGTGTTTTCTTATCCGGGCATCGGACGGCTGTTGTATCAGGCCGTAACTGCGCTGGATTATCCCTTGATGCAGGGCATTTTTCTGTTCATCACCGCTGCCGTTTTGATTGCCAACCTGCTGGTGGAAATCGGTTATGTGTTTCTGGATCCCAGAGTGAGGGGAGGGAAATAA
- a CDS encoding ABC transporter substrate-binding protein, producing MKNVNVYKKAARFVLTAALLTASLAQAESVFRIARDAASLASVNLNPFAGGSQRLYPTVSAIYESLFYVNSLTGDVTEVLGTDHKWDKSNKKLTITVRQGVKWSDGTPFTAKDVEFTFDYLKQNPAIDGSALWKNGLTDVKASGNTVTFTFKEKNIPVFVYIAHQPIVPQHIWSKIKDPTTETNTKPVATGPFLFQSANNQSIKVVKNKDYWMKGYPKIDAIQWEVVGGADAILLKLLRGDADYSYANIPDIKNVYVSKNPETNKFYWPVTGGNYLYFNTAKAPFSDPNFRKAIASAINTDEVALKAYSGLVKAADPSGIIPTQQSKWLSKEVKAKGIQFDVNKAKDYLKKGGYKVVNGKLQGKDGKALPTFKILVGAGWTDFITMAQVIGSNLKQIGIDTTIDQQTWGSYSGGLQTGTYDMGISWGWGGGETPYNLYFQSFAPEFSAKVGETAPSNLTRYTKANITSALKRFQQNSDPAVQKKAIDTIANQFVTDVPFFPLTDRVNFSTYNSKNFKGFPTDQNPYYDGGADDQVGARLLFLNLEEK from the coding sequence ATGAAGAATGTAAACGTTTACAAGAAAGCTGCCCGCTTCGTCCTGACCGCCGCCCTGCTCACCGCCTCTCTGGCACAGGCCGAAAGCGTGTTCCGCATTGCCCGTGACGCAGCCAGCCTTGCCAGTGTCAACCTGAACCCCTTTGCAGGGGGCAGCCAGAGGCTCTACCCCACCGTTTCTGCCATTTACGAAAGCCTCTTTTACGTGAACTCCCTCACCGGAGATGTCACCGAAGTGCTGGGAACCGACCACAAGTGGGACAAGAGCAACAAGAAACTCACCATCACCGTGCGTCAGGGGGTCAAATGGAGCGACGGCACCCCTTTCACCGCCAAAGATGTGGAATTCACTTTCGATTACCTGAAACAGAACCCTGCGATTGACGGCTCTGCCCTCTGGAAAAACGGTCTGACCGATGTGAAAGCCTCTGGAAACACCGTCACCTTCACCTTCAAAGAGAAAAACATTCCGGTCTTTGTGTACATCGCCCACCAGCCCATCGTGCCCCAGCACATCTGGAGCAAAATCAAAGACCCCACCACCGAAACCAACACCAAACCTGTGGCCACCGGACCGTTCCTGTTCCAGAGCGCCAACAACCAGAGCATCAAAGTGGTCAAAAACAAAGACTACTGGATGAAAGGCTACCCCAAAATCGATGCCATCCAGTGGGAAGTGGTGGGTGGAGCAGACGCCATCCTGCTGAAACTGCTGCGCGGAGATGCCGACTACTCCTACGCCAACATCCCCGACATCAAAAACGTGTACGTCAGCAAAAACCCCGAAACCAACAAATTCTACTGGCCGGTCACCGGGGGCAACTACCTGTACTTCAACACCGCCAAAGCCCCTTTCAGTGACCCCAACTTCAGAAAAGCCATTGCCAGCGCCATCAACACCGACGAAGTGGCCCTCAAAGCCTACTCGGGACTGGTCAAAGCTGCCGATCCCTCGGGCATCATTCCCACCCAGCAAAGCAAATGGCTGTCCAAAGAGGTCAAGGCCAAAGGCATCCAGTTTGATGTCAACAAAGCCAAGGATTACCTGAAAAAGGGCGGCTACAAAGTGGTGAACGGCAAGCTGCAAGGCAAAGACGGCAAAGCCCTCCCCACCTTCAAAATTCTGGTGGGTGCAGGCTGGACCGACTTCATCACCATGGCACAGGTGATCGGCAGCAACCTGAAACAGATCGGCATTGACACCACCATTGACCAGCAGACCTGGGGCAGTTACTCGGGCGGCCTGCAAACCGGCACCTACGACATGGGCATCTCTTGGGGATGGGGCGGCGGCGAAACCCCCTACAACCTGTACTTCCAGAGCTTTGCCCCTGAATTCAGCGCCAAGGTGGGCGAAACCGCTCCTTCCAACCTGACCCGCTACACCAAGGCCAACATCACTTCTGCCCTCAAGCGCTTCCAGCAGAACAGCGATCCTGCCGTGCAGAAGAAAGCCATCGACACCATCGCCAACCAGTTTGTCACCGATGTGCCCTTCTTCCCCCTGACCGACCGGGTGAACTTCTCGACGTACAACAGCAAGAACTTCAAAGGCTTCCCCACCGACCAGAACCCCTACTACGACGGCGGAGCCGACGATCAGGTGGGCGCACGTTTGCTGTTCTTGAATCTGGAAGAGAAATAA
- a CDS encoding LacI family DNA-binding transcriptional regulator: MTSKPQSRPNIRAVASRAGVSTATVSRAINTPERLDPDTLRRVLDVVQELGYVPNLTGRSLVMGRTHAVGVVVPNVGWPLFASFARGIEMELNASTLMPVIVSTDDLAEREIDASRALVERSVDGLIIISSNLEAGALERLAPGMLRVHINPQMDGHQHQIRMDDETGGYVAADHLLRTGHRRIAHVSGEFRSGRDRKRGFLKRMQEEGLEPFGIYAGDFTVEAGERAVEQFLEQGLPDAIFAASDLMAAGACRALRRAGLSVPDAVSVIGFDDNPLAALLDPPLTTIKQLDIELGKRAGKMFLELMEGEKPENQIIVPELIERASVRNRVRK; encoded by the coding sequence ATGACCAGCAAACCTCAATCCAGACCCAACATCCGTGCTGTCGCCAGCCGTGCAGGCGTGTCCACAGCCACCGTCTCCCGGGCCATCAACACCCCAGAGCGGCTGGACCCCGACACCCTCAGGCGCGTTCTGGATGTGGTTCAGGAACTCGGGTATGTGCCCAATTTGACCGGACGCAGTCTGGTGATGGGGCGCACCCATGCGGTGGGTGTGGTGGTGCCCAATGTGGGATGGCCGCTCTTTGCTTCCTTTGCCAGAGGCATCGAGATGGAACTGAACGCCTCAACCCTGATGCCGGTGATCGTTTCGACAGATGATCTGGCAGAAAGGGAAATTGACGCTTCCAGAGCCCTTGTGGAGCGTTCGGTGGATGGCCTCATCATCATTTCTTCCAACCTGGAGGCCGGAGCACTGGAGCGTCTGGCACCCGGAATGCTGAGGGTGCACATCAACCCCCAGATGGACGGGCACCAGCATCAGATTCGCATGGACGACGAGACAGGGGGGTATGTTGCCGCAGACCACCTCCTGAGAACCGGACACCGCCGCATTGCCCATGTGTCGGGAGAATTTCGCTCTGGACGGGACCGCAAGCGTGGATTTTTGAAGCGCATGCAGGAAGAAGGACTGGAACCTTTCGGGATTTACGCTGGTGATTTCACTGTTGAAGCAGGTGAAAGGGCTGTAGAGCAATTTCTGGAACAGGGTTTGCCTGACGCCATTTTCGCTGCCAGTGACCTGATGGCCGCCGGGGCTTGCCGTGCCCTGAGGCGTGCAGGTTTAAGCGTGCCAGATGCCGTTTCGGTGATTGGTTTCGATGACAATCCTCTGGCTGCGTTGCTGGACCCTCCCCTCACCACCATCAAGCAACTGGACATTGAACTGGGCAAAAGGGCCGGGAAAATGTTTCTGGAGTTGATGGAAGGCGAAAAGCCCGAAAACCAGATCATCGTCCCAGAGCTGATTGAGCGGGCCTCTGTGCGAAACCGTGTCCGCAAGTGA
- the uvrB gene encoding excinuclease ABC subunit UvrB yields the protein MLKVKSEFTPRGDQPTAIQSLVEGLDDGLRFQTLLGATGTGKTFSVARVIEATQRPALIMAPNKILTAQLASEFRAFFPDAAVEFFVSYYDYYQPEAYVPGKDLFIEKDAAVNQELERLRHSTTRSLLTRPDTIVVASVSAIYGLGDPEEYRKMNLIIKVGEKMGRDEVIDRLLELQYERNDIELQPGRFRAKGDVIEIWPSYDEAPMRVELWGDEVDRIVMYDPLTGNIAAELPSSVIYPAKHYVSSAGNVERAIVTIQEELEQRLEYFKSVGKLLEAQRLKERTLYDLEMLKVLGYCSGIENYSRHMDGRESGATPYTMLDYFPDNFITFIDESHVTVSQIGGMSNGDRSRKQTLVDFGFRLPSALDNRPLKYEEFLEKTGQVVFVSATPGAYEREVSGNIAEQIIRPTGLIDPQVTLRPIQGQVEDLLGRVRERAAKQERVLVTTLTKRMAEDLTEYLLEKGVRARYMHSDIDTVERQVIIRDLRLGHYDVLVGINLLREGLDLPEVSLVAILDADKPGFLRSERSLIQTIGRAARNVNGEVVLYGDVVTPAMDYAMKETERRREKQLKYNEEHGITPETIKKEVRDVIRGEEEPELKKDLPETMDRDTILAQITDLELDMWQASEDLDFEKAASLRDQIRQLEAKLSGKDFKQPTVPGQKVRKKGRR from the coding sequence ATGCTCAAGGTGAAATCAGAATTCACACCCAGAGGAGACCAGCCGACCGCCATTCAGAGCCTCGTGGAAGGACTGGACGATGGTCTCAGGTTCCAGACCCTGTTGGGCGCGACTGGAACGGGAAAAACTTTCTCGGTTGCCCGGGTGATTGAGGCCACCCAGAGACCGGCCCTGATCATGGCCCCCAACAAGATCCTGACTGCCCAGTTGGCAAGTGAGTTCAGGGCGTTCTTTCCAGATGCAGCCGTAGAGTTTTTCGTGAGTTACTACGATTATTACCAGCCCGAGGCTTACGTTCCCGGCAAGGACCTGTTCATCGAGAAGGATGCTGCGGTCAACCAGGAACTGGAGCGCTTGAGGCACAGCACCACCCGCAGTTTGCTCACCCGTCCAGACACCATTGTGGTGGCTTCGGTGTCTGCGATTTACGGCCTCGGGGATCCCGAGGAGTACCGCAAAATGAACCTGATCATCAAGGTCGGGGAGAAAATGGGCCGGGATGAGGTGATTGACCGCCTTTTGGAATTGCAGTACGAAAGAAACGACATCGAACTGCAACCCGGTCGTTTCCGTGCCAAAGGGGATGTCATCGAAATCTGGCCCTCTTACGATGAAGCCCCCATGCGCGTGGAACTCTGGGGCGATGAGGTGGACCGCATCGTCATGTACGATCCCCTCACTGGAAACATTGCGGCAGAGTTGCCCTCCAGCGTGATTTATCCAGCCAAGCACTATGTGTCCAGTGCTGGAAACGTGGAACGGGCCATTGTGACCATTCAGGAAGAACTCGAGCAGCGTCTTGAATACTTCAAGAGCGTGGGGAAACTCTTGGAAGCCCAGAGGCTCAAAGAGCGCACCCTTTACGACTTGGAGATGCTGAAAGTGCTGGGGTACTGCTCGGGCATCGAGAACTATTCCAGACACATGGATGGTCGGGAATCTGGAGCGACTCCCTACACCATGCTGGATTACTTTCCAGACAACTTCATCACCTTCATTGATGAGTCGCACGTCACGGTGTCCCAGATTGGCGGCATGAGCAACGGGGACCGCAGCCGCAAACAGACCCTCGTGGATTTCGGTTTTCGCCTCCCGAGTGCCCTCGACAACCGCCCTCTCAAGTACGAGGAATTTTTAGAGAAGACCGGACAGGTGGTTTTCGTCAGTGCCACACCCGGCGCTTACGAGCGTGAAGTCTCTGGCAACATCGCAGAGCAGATCATCCGCCCTACAGGATTGATCGATCCGCAAGTCACCCTGCGCCCGATTCAGGGGCAGGTCGAGGACCTGCTGGGCCGGGTCCGCGAACGTGCAGCCAAGCAGGAAAGGGTGCTGGTCACCACCCTCACCAAACGCATGGCCGAAGACCTGACGGAGTACCTGCTGGAAAAAGGGGTGCGGGCCAGATACATGCACTCCGACATCGACACCGTCGAGCGTCAGGTGATCATCCGGGATTTGCGACTCGGGCACTACGATGTGCTGGTCGGCATCAACCTGCTGCGTGAGGGCCTTGACCTTCCAGAGGTGTCTCTGGTGGCGATTCTGGACGCAGACAAACCCGGCTTTTTGCGCTCCGAGCGCAGCCTGATCCAGACCATCGGACGTGCAGCCCGCAACGTGAACGGCGAAGTGGTGCTGTACGGCGATGTGGTCACCCCCGCCATGGATTACGCCATGAAGGAAACCGAGCGCCGCCGGGAAAAGCAGCTCAAATACAACGAGGAGCACGGCATCACCCCCGAGACCATCAAAAAAGAAGTGCGCGATGTGATCCGCGGAGAAGAAGAACCCGAGCTCAAAAAAGACCTCCCCGAAACCATGGACCGGGACACCATTCTGGCCCAGATCACCGATCTGGAACTGGACATGTGGCAGGCTTCCGAAGACCTCGACTTCGAAAAGGCTGCTTCATTGCGTGACCAGATCCGGCAACTGGAAGCCAAGCTCTCGGGCAAGGATTTCAAACAGCCCACGGTGCCCGGTCAGAAGGTGCGCAAGAAGGGCAGACGCTAA
- a CDS encoding GH1 family beta-glucosidase, whose protein sequence is MSDFPKHFVWGTATAAYQIEGAVQQDGRGASVWDLFTHTPGKIKDGSNGDRACDHYYRFPEDIRLMKELGVNAYRFSIAWPRIQPEGKGRVNPKGIAFYDRLLDGLLEQHIDPYATLFHWDLPQALEDQGGWMNRDTAYRFAEYAHLLADAFQDRIKSWITLNEPFVVLTLGYALGQHAPGKAYGLQAMPVAHHQMLGHGLAVQAIREISQSPIGITHSLAPAIPATDRDEDIQAATLMDEFHNGLFLDPLLRGQYPKSLVALMGEQAESFIRTEDLSVMSAPIDFLGVNYYAPDHVRANSKAPLGLEMVPMPDRPKTGFGWPIVPEGLTQLLLDLKERYAEKLPPIHITENGCSYPDLPDAAGKIDDSKRIEYLELHLEALLKALDKGVDVRGYFCWSLLDNFEWAEGYTQRFGLVHVDFETLKRTPKASYHWLQQFLRGR, encoded by the coding sequence ATGTCAGATTTCCCAAAACATTTCGTCTGGGGCACCGCCACCGCTGCATACCAGATTGAGGGTGCCGTGCAGCAGGATGGGCGCGGGGCCAGCGTCTGGGACCTGTTCACCCACACGCCCGGCAAAATCAAAGACGGCAGCAACGGAGACCGGGCCTGCGACCATTACTACCGCTTTCCAGAGGACATCCGTCTGATGAAAGAACTCGGGGTGAATGCTTACCGCTTTTCCATCGCGTGGCCCCGCATCCAGCCCGAGGGGAAAGGCCGGGTCAATCCCAAAGGGATCGCTTTCTATGACCGTTTGCTGGATGGTTTGCTGGAACAGCACATTGATCCTTACGCCACGCTGTTTCACTGGGATTTGCCTCAGGCTCTGGAAGATCAGGGCGGATGGATGAACCGGGACACCGCTTACCGTTTTGCGGAATATGCCCACCTGCTTGCTGACGCTTTTCAGGACCGCATCAAAAGCTGGATCACCCTGAATGAACCTTTTGTGGTCCTGACCCTCGGGTATGCTCTGGGTCAACACGCTCCGGGCAAAGCTTACGGCTTGCAGGCCATGCCGGTGGCCCACCACCAGATGCTCGGGCATGGTTTGGCGGTGCAGGCGATCCGGGAGATCAGCCAGAGTCCCATCGGCATCACGCACAGCCTTGCTCCAGCGATACCGGCCACCGACCGCGATGAGGACATTCAAGCAGCAACCCTGATGGATGAATTCCACAACGGGCTGTTTCTGGACCCCCTCTTGCGCGGACAGTATCCCAAATCTCTGGTTGCCCTGATGGGCGAGCAGGCAGAATCCTTTATTCGCACGGAAGACCTCTCGGTGATGTCTGCTCCCATTGATTTTCTCGGGGTCAATTATTACGCTCCAGATCATGTGAGGGCCAACAGCAAAGCCCCTCTGGGCCTCGAAATGGTGCCCATGCCAGACCGTCCCAAAACCGGTTTCGGCTGGCCGATTGTGCCCGAGGGCCTCACCCAACTCTTGCTGGACCTCAAAGAACGGTACGCCGAAAAACTGCCTCCCATCCACATCACCGAGAATGGCTGTTCCTACCCAGATCTGCCAGATGCAGCAGGCAAAATTGACGATTCCAAGCGCATTGAATACCTTGAGCTGCACCTCGAAGCCCTGCTCAAAGCTCTGGACAAAGGTGTGGATGTGAGGGGGTATTTTTGCTGGTCTTTGCTGGACAACTTCGAGTGGGCCGAGGGGTACACCCAGAGGTTCGGACTGGTCCATGTGGATTTTGAAACCCTGAAGCGCACACCGAAAGCGTCTTATCACTGGTTGCAGCAGTTTTTGCGGGGAAGGTAA